The sequence AAGCATCAAAATTGATAAAGGGTAATATATCATTGGTTTGTCATAAACTGGCAAAAGCTGTTTGCAAATTGTGCTTGTTGCAGGATAAAGCCTTGTGCCAGAGCCACCTGCTAGTATTATACCTTTCATGCATTATCCTCCAAATATTTACTAAAACACAATATAAAATAAAACTACAATTTTGTAAACTTCAAATTTGACAAAATAACTTTGATTAATTATTATGGCAAAGGGAGGTAAAGTTATGCTTAAAAAATTAGTAATTTTTACTATTTTAACTTTTTTGGTTTACTTTATTGGCGGTATTTTAGCTTATATCTTTTTGAATAGCTTTGTACAAAAATATTTTATCTACACATTTACTTTCGCAACCTTAGTTTTTGCTATTGTAAACTTCTGGTATTACTATCTTGTTATAATAAAACCAACAAAACAAACAGCCGATGAGTTTTGTAAAATTACAAAACAAGATAGGTATGATTTAACAAAAGACTACTCTGTGCCAGGCTTTTGTGCTTCACTTGGAAAGTTTATAAATACGCTTGTTAGTTTTTCCAAATCCATCTTTAGCGAGCTTATAACAAATGCTACAAAAACTTCTGTTTTTAACGCTAAATTTAACTTTGAGCTAAAAAACATCACACATCATATGAACGAAACCAAAGACAACCTTGAAGCAATAAACAAAACAATGAATGATTCCACAAAAGCCATAGGCGATATATCTCACAATATGGAAAACTTTGTAAGGTTTATGGAAGAGGTAAACGCTATAAGCGAGCAAACGATAAAAACAACGCAAAACATAAGTAAAGCCTCTCAAAACTCCATTGAAGTATTAAATGAAAATAAACAATCTATGGAAAACCTGCATTCTCAAATAGACGATATACTATCCATTGTAAATGTTATAAATGATATATCAAATCAAACAAACCTGCTTGCCTTAAATGCTGCCATTGAAGCTGCCCGAGCCGGTGAGCATGGCAGAGGCTTTGCAGTGGTAGCAGATGAGATAAGAAAGCTTGCAGAACAAACACAAAAGCAATCAAAAGAGATAGAAAACACAATTAATTCTGTTGCAGAAAATTTCAACATACTTG is a genomic window of Desulfurella sp. containing:
- a CDS encoding methyl-accepting chemotaxis protein — protein: MLKKLVIFTILTFLVYFIGGILAYIFLNSFVQKYFIYTFTFATLVFAIVNFWYYYLVIIKPTKQTADEFCKITKQDRYDLTKDYSVPGFCASLGKFINTLVSFSKSIFSELITNATKTSVFNAKFNFELKNITHHMNETKDNLEAINKTMNDSTKAIGDISHNMENFVRFMEEVNAISEQTIKTTQNISKASQNSIEVLNENKQSMENLHSQIDDILSIVNVINDISNQTNLLALNAAIEAARAGEHGRGFAVVADEIRKLAEQTQKQSKEIENTINSVAENFNILVERNKIIRDTIEQNTKSVEEMLVSFDNLADKINQANNMINTITAATEEQSSSIEEVAQTVEYLAGSVKEISISLDNVSSKSLDLSKIAEQSTNILKKVRVGNPLEEVVDLANKCAKEMTDTIENAIKKGIISSSDIWDRNYVPVPNTNPQKYRTRFTDFFKQYIQPIEDKYLNMNQNFRYVLLTDNNGYIAAHNSIYDKPLTGNYEKDLVGNRSMRIFNDTVGLNVARNTDSLIIQTYPRDTGEVISDIGVPVFIEGKHFGGVRVGLAVENI